From Stigmatopora argus isolate UIUO_Sarg chromosome 14, RoL_Sarg_1.0, whole genome shotgun sequence, the proteins below share one genomic window:
- the ppp1r27a gene encoding protein phosphatase 1 regulatory subunit 27 produces the protein MKYNCNTLVSTYTRHSQYTPTYNTPTQYRTSYYTPSYPSASNYTLTPHSGTHYTPSYDTPSYKYASTYIPSRYSSTWRTQTRENPAPVIPITPAKRTVHFPNDIIFQDVVRHGELEQIGRFIRTRKVRIDTLFHSGMAALHEAVLSGNLEVVKLLVKYGADVHQKDKEGWTPLHMACSDSFPEIASYLLSLGASTEAENENGEKPADLIDPDCKELSKLFEVGCM, from the exons ATGAAGTACAATTGCAATACTCTAGTGTCAACGTACACACGGCATTCCCAGTACACACCAACTTACAACACACCTACACAATATAGAACCAGTTACTATACACCATCATATCCCTCTGCATCAAATTACACCCTAACCCCTCACAGTGGCACACATTACACCCCTTCATACGACACACCCTCCTACAAGTATGCGTCGACATACATTCCTTCCCGGTACAGTTCAACGTGGCGCACCCAAACACGAGAAAATCCAGCTCCTGTGATACCAATCACACCTGCGAAGAGAACTGTGCACTTTCCCAATGACATCATCTTCCAAGATGTAGTTAGACACGGAGAACTGGAGCAAATTGGTCGTTTCATTAGAACAAGGAAGGTTCGCATCGATACACTCTTTCACTCAG GTATGGCAGCGCTACATGAAGCCGTACTGAGCGGAAACCTGGAGGTGGTGAAGCTGCTGGTCAAGTATGGTGCTGATGTCCATCAAAAAGACAAAGAAGGCTGGACACCGCTTCACATGGCATGCAGTGATAGCTTTCCTGAAATTGCAAG CTATCTCCTTTCGTTGGGTGCCAGCACAGAGGCAGAAAATGAGAATGGCGAGAAACCGGCCGACCTCATTGACCCTGACTGCAAAGAGCTGTCCAAACTGTTTGAGGTTGGCTGTATGTAA
- the mcrip1 gene encoding mapk-regulated corepressor-interacting protein 1, translated as MTSSSAPRMVNSYKRTSSPRSPTNCGELFTPAHEENVRFIHDTWQFVLREIRAAQNTERNDRGPQEYVEKNPNPNLHSFTPVDLTDLKKRNTQDSKKS; from the exons ATGACAAG CTCATCTGCTCCAAGGATGGTGAATAGTTACAAGCGCACTTCAAGCCCCAGATCACCTACCAACTGTGGGGAGCTCTTTACCCCAGCACATGAGGAAAATGTGCGATTTATCCATGACA cttGGCAGTTTGTGCTTAGAGAAATCAGAGCAGCACAAAATACTGAGCGTAATGACCGCGGACCACAGGAATATGTTGAGAAGAATCCAAATCCTAACCTTCACT CTTTCACGCCAGTGGACCTGACTGACCTCAAGAAACGTAACACACAGGACTCCAAGAAGTCTTAG